A window of Gossypium raimondii isolate GPD5lz chromosome 7, ASM2569854v1, whole genome shotgun sequence genomic DNA:
aattaatttctaattggtaattaaatgataaaaattaaaattaaggtttaaaattatatattaaaattatatctcAAAATACACAAACATGATATTATGTTGTCTTGAAGATTTTCTTTTGCTGAAacttgtgaaaataaattaatatttttagaaaatatttattaataaattgattgaaatttgaaacttttaagtgattaaaggattttactattttctccCTTTGGTTCATCTATTCGGGAAAAGAGTAAAGTGCATATGTGAATCGGTTTCTtgctatctatctatctatctattattattatgtaagttagaacagtatttgaaatttgatatttagagTTGCTATTGTACTCAGTGATCGGTGTTGAaactatcaaataaaaattcctacgataaaataactctaaataaTAGTAAAGAGTAGTAGGGTCGAATCCATAGAGATTGATTATTGTtatctaattttgtttttttcttgtgAACATGATTTTTGTCGTGGCAATGGTCGTGTCCACAACTCAAAACGaacttgttgaaaaataaataaataaaataaattaggggagttgaaaatatttagaaattaaataagtgAGATAGTagaaataaacaattatattaatcgaaaataaaattacataagaaagtggatttgaattttgtaaatagaaatataaagCCTTAGTTATAGCGATAAAAATGTCCTAACCGCTAATTCTTCTTTTCAGTAGCATTAAACTATTGGAAATGGATAATATCCATGTTTCATACAATCTTTTCGACATCTCATCTTTAGAAAAGAAAGAGTCTTGTCTTCTCTAAAATAATTGTGTATTAATTTGgaatatcaaaatcaaaaggTTTAAAGATTTTAGGATATCAATGGATTCAAATATgcttatgaatttaaaatttttattcttgatAATCTAATAtgacaaattttgatttatcaaatattatataagagTATAGTTGTAGACACCAAATTAGAAATGCAACAACAGATGAATTTTGGATTCAACAATAGGATAATAacagttttaaatttttatttggaaaGGATTTGCAAGGGATGCATGGCCTTTCTCAGGAACAGTATGCATTACATTGTTGattaacaattattttcattattacaAGTTCATGTATGAAACCAGCTAGGTGGTTAAGAGGGTAAGAACGTAATCAGATTTGATGCCAGGGATAGATTTGGATTTGGTGCCTAGGATACGAGCTTTCGTGTCCGGGAAAAACTCCATGTTCGGCAACGTCGTAATGGCTCCGGTGTCGCTGATTTCGATCGGATATCGAAGCAGGTGACCAGGCAGATCTTGAACCACTGCATCGCTTGAATACTCATTCCATAGCTCCTCCGCTAAGGAATTGACTGTCTGAACACATTGTAGACTCTCTGGATGCTCGAAAATGGTGTGTGGTCTTGGAAGTCCAAGGTGCTCCCACCACAATGCCATTCGGAAACCGTAGATTTGACCCTTGGCTCGTTGGCGATCGGTTGCTATATGAAACGGTTGAAATGCTCCCATGGCAATCTCAGTGTCTCTCCCACCATCCATTGATCTCTGGTTGATGTTGGCTGATCCAATTATGATGTATTCATCATCCACTGcaacaacaaaaattgaacACAACTACGAGTTTAATGGTAAGCTAAAgctttattttacattaatgaTTAGCACGATTCATGGCGTTACCAATCATCATTTTCGCGTGAACGTAGATCATGAAACGTCGCGACTGCTGAGCTCTAGCGTAATCTGAATTAGGATCCGGTTTCTCAGGAGGTACATATTCTCTAGATTTTGTGGTCTCCTTGTTTCCAAGGCAGAAAAATGTCAAATAGTCCCTGGGATTTGCATTCAGTCCCTTTTTTTTAAGAGCTTCAGTAATATCAGTGTACATCATCTCCATTGTTCTCCTTTGCCAATCTAAAATTGCTTGAACGGATTCACTCTCAGGTATACCTTCAGGCCACATTGGGATCACTATGTAGACAGTGAACCTTTCTCCAGCTTCAATTTTGCTCACAATTTTCAGTGAAAGCTCCTTTGGTATGAGATGCAAAGCACCAATGTCGTCCACCTTGATACCTTGTGATTTCCAGGCAAATGAGCTTCCCAAGAAATACTGATTCTCAATATAAATGAAATTCTTCGCCCTTCGGATAGCATTGATATAAGCATCTTGGATGCTTCGATCAATGGTTACGTTTTTTCCGCTTACGAGACCGATTTTGGCGGCTTCATTGGGTTCTTCAGGGAATCCAGCAGCTGCCCCACCATCAATGGATCTGAATATCTGAACGTTCCATGTTTCAGGGTCGTTCCATGATGTCAATGGCGACGGTTGAATCACCATTTCATCGAGCTTGGTTCGCGGGATCAGGATATCGGTCCCAACTTGCTTTTGCCATCGCTGCTCGAAATTGTACAACACGTCCCAAGCAACTGGACCTTCTAGCTTGCAATGGATATCATGCCAAGGTTCCCTCGGACCACCCTTCTTGATCGAAGAACCAGCAAAATTCGGCTGATGGAAATCGTCATGATGGACCGTCCCTAGAGTACTAAACAGGGGATGCTCTTGTGTATCGTATCTCCCGTCGCAAAGATCAATACCGCCGACAAAACTAACTACCGTCCGCTTTCCGGACCTTTCGCTTGGCAATTCGCCGTCGACGACCACCGTCTTCTGATGGTGAGTAAACATGGTGTTTATATCACTTTCCTGAACAATACTTTCATCATGATCAGGTTTCCGAGGACATAAAACACAATGCACATTAGTACCCTTGAAGACATTAGCGGTTTCTTCATCATGAGTTGCCATTAAACCATCCTTCTTCAGCTCCTTAACCGAAGTTCTATCATCCCAAACAAGCATAAGAACCGTCACACCTTGTTTAGCCTTTTCTTTGAGAAGCTCTCCGAGTGTTAGGTCGCCACCAGGCTTCGGCCGTCTCGGGTCCCGTATCAAGGTTATCTTGGTGTATACAGACCACCcggttatatatataaaatgtttggcATTGTCTATTGCATCAAAGATGTCTTCCCAGCATCTATGAACCTGATAGCGCTCACCTCCAGCCAAAAACACCGGTTGGGAATCATCTTCAGTATGAGCATCTTTGTAAAGTGTAACTTTGCAGCCTTGTCGTTGAGCAAAGTAAGTGTAGGGAACTCCATTAAAATCTCGGTTTTTGATCCCTCGAGACCAATGAGCATCTTGGGTGACATTGAAGAACTGGAGGTGAACATGGATCTTGGAATCTCCATGAATGGGAACATGGTTTTGGTCCAAGATGTTAACCCACCGGTCCACTATGTTCCCATTAATGATATCTTGAACTGGAACGTAAGCTCTGCCAATGAGTGTTGCACCAATAGGGTTAACATATTTGACTGTGAAGATGATGTGTGAGATTAAGTGTCCACAATAGATGCGGAAACTCTCGTTCCATGGAGATGCTTGGCCTTCATTTTTTACCATTCTGGTCCTTGCCGCCCTTGCCTTATCTAGATCAACTGTTGCATATATTTTTGAATCAGTGATCTGCAAAACAATTCGGAGATATTAAGAGGGAAAAAGATCAACAAAGTTGCGtaactcaaaatatatatatataaaggttgAGATTGTATAGGGGTAGCTACTGATTGGCATAGCACGAGTCTCTTAAGCTGGGCCAGCAATATTTTCCCTTTATCCAATAGTCCAACATCCTTCAAAATCCAACAAATACAAAAACattatatgtttagaatttaccaattttggttgaatgggcaattgtatatataaagtttgattttgtgtaattttatattagaatttttattttttttatttttataaattattaacacaattattaatataacatcattttatgtttatttattgcatatacatataattgtatttctcccatataaaataaactgatgcatttatttctttaaatgagcatggttgaatcaaaattaagatttcatatatacatttgaaccacaaccaaaagtttcatgtatataattatatcaaattaaagttaatgtatcaaaaatgagacaaaaattaagtattaaaatgagaaatttcGATATAATTTAGGagccaaattatatataaaatcttaaatttaaaatataagaattataaattaatttaggtataaaatcaataaaatcagaTGAATCGAACTAAATCAATGGGTGGACTTAACTTTGCTTACTcaaaacatgaataaaaatgagaaatacTCTAATGATGAATTTGGTTATGAGACTGAAAGAGCTAATGGCTTTGTTTCCCCATGTCTCTAGTTATACTAAATACATAACAATCACAATAATATGGGAAAAAGGAGATAAAGCAAAGTTGGAGACATGACAATGGAAAAAGGAGGTTCTATAAGAGAATTCATATATGTATCTACGTAAATATCTTTTATGCAATTGGTTTGTATAACACATTCCAAATATACCAAAGATAAATGcttattgatttgatttttggtgGTAAGAgaattgtttttaattgcataacCTCATGGAGTTCTCACCATTTAAATGCATGCAATGAAAAAGTTATGTTGTGAGCAAACGCAGAGATATCAATGTATATGTATGCAATGGTGACCATACTTAAAAGGGTCCTAATCATTTACCTTGCTGAGCAATCCTCCAGAGATCTTTAGTCTATCAATCTCATTTATGGTCACATTAAGTGTGCCATGCAGCAAATGTTGCTCCATTCTTGACCTGCAAATATAACTCTTTATGATATTGCTTACGACTCTAATGAAAAGTTACTTGGAGACAATGTTGGGGGAAGAAAAAAGATGGTACCGAACATATTTATAGTTAACAAAAAAGTGGGTTTCTCCATAAGAAATGTTTCTTGTTGAATGCATAGAGAAAGATTTACACGCAAGGGGAGTTTGGAAGTTAGAATAAGTTCCTGCCTTTGTTTCATGCAACTTTGGCATGGGGGAAGTGGCCAGCTTGACTAGGTAAAGATTCTAAATTATACgagagtaataataattaattatagatCAGAATCAAACATTGGGTAAGTCATCCTTTGCTTGATTAGAGAAAAGCTATGGTTCTCGACATTGGacatgtatattatttatttcattaacttttacaaatccTAAAAATGCATGTTTCAAAGATAAATATAGAATTCGGATATTCGAATCAACAAaggtttttactttttttatttttaaatgtgaaagattATTAGGCTTGCATTGCAcaaaagagaatgaaagaagcccttttagaaaataaagagataCAACTTTTGAACTGGTAGCTTTAATGGGTAGATATGagtaaaaattgattttaattcaaaaaattaattgttttaattggtTTTGTCGATTAGGATATCGATTTAGATGATTTGATCAGTCGATTGTTAATTTTTAactgatagaaccaatggatagtgtgatatatctccgacaagcttccaatccaatcgagcttccggtaatcatttcaatgcatctaataattatacatattaccaataataatttaattccaataataaaatacatatttatataatattcatcaccaaataacattcactttaattaaaattatacaaaatatagttcatacgaacttacgaGGCTAAATgcgtaaataccaaaattcgtggatattttggtaattttctattttcctcaattttcacccaatcttgatctaaattaatatttcattcaatttattaatgtaaataataaaacaattcatttcatgtaatttggtcacttttgacattttacaaatttacccttaaaattttacttttattcaatttagtccctaaacctaaaacatgcaaattagccattttaatgaaaactcatgctagttgcataattatatatatatttctcctcctcctctccattccacaccCTTAaggtatataacatgcttatatatagcattatctataattttactatttatttatatgttcattcaaaattgtccacttgagtcatagtcactaaattatttatatcttgagctatggaactccaaattaagatccgctaaatttctttgaaactagactcacatatcttcttaccataaaattttcagaatttatggtttagccaataagtgcagtttattctttaaagtcatccttgttctgctgtctgacagtttcgacccttcttcactaaaaattaattatctcctcatatggaattcaaatgatgtttgtttctatttaaaatagactcattaagaatttaaacatataaatttaagcccctaattattcttctcaaatttttacttattttccaaagtcagaataggggaacccaaattcattctgacattgtctcacaaaatttattatatctcatgatttacaattccattacttacaccatttcttctatgagaaactaaactcaataagctttaatttaatattttttttcatcctctaattcgatctccacaatttatggtgattttccaaagttaacctattgctgctgtccaaaactgttttagtgcaagatgttgattactaagtttataactccctttctctataatatttctcatcactttcacttaattcccttcactaatatatcaagaacataagaccttatataagaaaactctactataacatcatttctatgctttttcaataatatcaaacttaaaaatatattgaaatcttgatgttcttaccttgtcctattagtTTCAacttttaacttgattttatctctcctccagcttctctttcttgaatctaacttgatattctagctccctatagtctccttgttatctttctctcttgatggatatggaaattcttttgatttctaggtgaaaatggtaaatttttggtggaaggaccaaattgtaaagaaagcaaaactttctttctttctctcttcttctcacgttggatgcatgggaagatgatgatttcttttcatctttcctcccttttatattaatcatttaataataaaataatactaaaaatcttaataaaatattaattaaataacatttatctaattaattaattaaaaatatcaccaacatcatcattaccttctagagttctctctctctaattgaccatttttcccttcataatcttttaaaatttcatccttgagtcatcacttaatttggtaaaattgtgatttagtccctcaaaattcttcaccttttcaatttggtcctaattcatcattagtttctagattattccacccttaaaatatttgcactattggtccttcaaatttttcatatttacactttaccccctcaaattttgagtatttactcttggtcaacaaaacttttctcatttttgcgatttaatcctttcttgaattaatatatcataatacaCTTCCCAATGTttccataactcaaaatttcactttttgtcactttatttccttattttactatatcaaggatacctaATTTCTTACTGTAGTAGTTTTCGGGGTATTtcagtagtaattttcgggatattacaaGCGGAGGAtcaattggacatatataattagggcttaaataatttttaattaagttccaactcttcgtctattaattactacattatttagtcatgaagtcattccactaaagtaccatgattgaactTTCCTCATTCTAtacattacgaaagctactacACCAAGTGCTTGTCCAATGATCTTGTCATATGTGagttacccttataggatatcattaatctctttagaataaaatatgttctcccaatatgatcctaatTTATCTCACAGTAATCATTATATCTTCCTTCATTAGAAGtcaattactaacaaatagtaGTTAAATTATTCATATTAGAGAAATGACTTGGGACCTCATTACTTTTCATCTAGTattaatgccaatgagaggatatcatttaccctttattaggctataaatttcactattgtaAGTTAAGTTATGTCATGCAAAAGTTATATACCTAATGTACTATAGCTTTCGACTATTACCAATTGAACTCAGGCTATcaatacatcaaagtatacaagttaTGCACATATAGTTTGTCACTTACTTAAGATTGAGGTAAGTCACACTATGAAAATCTGAaatgaataaatccacaaaTGGATCTAGGATTTATCCTACTTGGGTCCTATTCGATGTATTGTTAGTCCAATTAATCatatttatgtctctatcttttaagAGTTATATGTTCCAATACCCAAGACAATGTATCTCCCCAactggacttgatagacaataTAATAGTCTTCCAATCGACTTACTCAAttctaatacaagttgtcttctTACATTATAATTCAACCACATAAtacaacttaatattagttaaacattagataatcaataagctaatatttactttcattttgctttgtgtACAAAAACCATTTGAGGATATTTATGCAAAAGATATTaatagtaatgataaaatttattcaattaatttgtttgaaaaattacaagtacatAAAGTATATAAACGATATCACTACACTAAGGGCACTAGAACCCAACATTCGAGTCCACCTAAAGCGAAAAGAAAGAATCCCAAGAAGCCTAAAGACTTGTCAAAATCTAAATGTTTCCTCTATAGTAAAAAAGAGCATGTCAATGCTAATTGTAAAGAATGGAAGGACTACCTAGCCTTTAAGCATAAAGGTACGAAACTTTTGGCTATTGAAACTTATTTAGTGGAAGATTCAGTAGACCATTGGGACATTGATTATGGATCCATTAATCATATTtgtggttttctttttttgttacaggagttcaaaaaaataaaagatcttCAAGATAAGAATCTCTTGTAAATCGAAGATGGGAGCAATGTAGTGGCAGAAGTAGTGGAAGAcgcatatatttattttgatagttttaggaatattatattttaaatgatattttctaTGTATCGAATTTTAGAACAAATGTAATTTATATTGCATGTTTATTTAGAGATGGTTATACCGTGACTTTTAATAAGTTATTGCAATTCATATTTGCAATAGATGGATGCaaaataatctctattttatcaaatcaaatatgTACTCAATGTTAGAAACTGAATTAGTGAAtaagaaacttaaaatttttactctAATGATGCGTActtttatcatctaaaacttgGTCATATTGACCAAGATAGAATCACTAGACTTATGAAAGATGAGATTTTAAGTTCTCTTAAAGAGGTATATCTTATACAATGTGAATCTtacttaaaaacaaaatgacTGAAagatcttttaatgcaaaaggtaCAAAGATCGTTCATCTCTTAGAACTGGTACACACTAACTTATGCAAAATGTACAAAGCcttccttttctcttttattatttattatattgttacaTTAACGAtagaaaaatgttttatttttatttttgaaatttaaatattataaaaaaaatatttatgaaaaccaatttccattatttacttaaccattttaaaattttaccacttcaataatttttttatataaaagaattagagaaattttatcaaaaatcgaaTGAAGCTGAATTAACTATGAACCAATTTATGGATCCATCTATCCAAATTACTTTCATCTGTGCCTGGTTGTAAAAGGCAGCGAAGAAATGAGGTTTTGCCATAAAAAAATCACGAAGTCGGCTCAATAATCAACCATCCAATTTTGCATTTCCTATTAACATGCCAACCCAAAAGTTGAAAAACCCCCCTCCCATTCCCAATCATAATTAATTCTCTTACCCTCCCCTCACTCAAAATCAACTAAATCTTTCATGTGCTAGAATTATGTGACCTGAATTCtgtttattctaatttaaagtGCAAGTCACTtgtcaaaagaataaaatagagGGACAAAATTAGGAATCTTGCCGCACAAGTtgaatccatatagaactatacTTATTCTATTAGACGTTGATTATAAAAAGATTGTTTAACTCTTAAAACATGTATAGTCGAAAACCtcttttattgttgtttttttcaacattagtgaatttcttctcTGCtcgttatttttttataaaagtttttcacgtaaaatctgcttgtttttatttttattttttattactttacgATCAATCGTACTACCATTATCGatgtataatataataatatgtataaattaaaaattaatagataTTGATGAAAAAGTCCAGGTGAGCAGAGATGTCATCTTTAATGAAAAAGCTTGCTGGAATTGGGAAAAGAGTGAACCAGAAGCTACTTCAAAAGACCTGGTGCCTGATCAAGCTGAACTCGAGCAGCTTGGACCTGAAACAGATATTGATGATGTGCCTGTGAGAGGCACAAGGTCCTtggatgaaatttatgaaagggcACAAGTTGCTATAGCAGAACCTAGCAGTTTTGAAGAAGCTGAGGCAGATGAGGGCTGGAAACAAGCTATGGTTGATGAAATCAACATGATTCAGAAGAATCAGACATGGGAACTGGTTGACAAACCTGCTGGAAAGAAGACCATTGGAGTAAAATGGGTCTATCGAGCAAAACAGAATGCTGATGGCAGTATAAACAAGTTAAAAGCCAGGCTTGTTGTCAAAGGATTTAGCCAAAGGTATGGTCTGGACTACCTGGAGACTTTTGCACCAGTAGCCAGGCTTGACACAGTCAAAATAATAGTTGCTTTGGCTGCTCAACATCACTGGACCATTCATCAGCTTGTTGTGAAGTTTGCATTTCTCAATGGTTTCCTGGAAGAAGAGATCTACATCGAGCAGCCTCAAGGGTTTGTGGTCACTGGCAATGAACACATGGTGTACAGGCCAAAGAAGGCCTTGTATGGCCTGAAGTAGGCTCCTCAAGCCTGGTATGCTCGAATTGATTCCTACTTGCTCAGTTTGGAGTTTGAGAGAAGTGCCAATGAACCAACTTTGTATGTGAAGAAAAATCAAGCTGAGACTCAGCTTATTCTGTCactctatgttgatgatttgtTGGTAACTGGAGGAGACAAGAACATGCTGCatgatttcaagaaaaaaaaatgaagaagatgttTGAGATGTTTGATCTAGGCAGAATGAACTACTTCCTAGGAATGGAAGTGAAGCAAACAGCAAATGGAATCTTTCTCAGCCAGAGTTCCTTTGCTATGAAAGTCTTAAATAAGTTCTCTATGAAGAATTGCAAGCCAACAAGCACACCAATGGCTGTTGGAATGAAGCTATCGAGACAGGAAACTGGTGAATCAGTTTGTGAGACTATGTACAAGAGTCTCATTGGTAGTCTACTGTATTTGACTGCAACAAGGCCCGATATCATGTTTGCAGTTAGTGTGCTATCTAGATACATGAATTGCTGCAAAGATCAGCACTTTCAAGCAGCTAAAAGGGTGTTGAGGTACATTAAAGGCACCATTAATCATGGTGTGTTGTTCAAAAGGGCTAAAAACATGAAGTTAACAGGTTATGTCGATAGTGACTGGGCTGGATCGTGTGATGACATGAAGGGCACATCTGGATATGCATTTAGCCTTGGCTCAGGCATGTTTTGCTGGAGTTCTAAGAAGCAAAGTCTGGTGGCACAGTCAACAGCAGAAGCTGAATATGTTGCTGCTACATCTGCTGTGAATCAAGCCATATGGCTTAGAAAAATCTTAGCTGATCTAAACCAAATTCAAGAAGGAGCAACAGAGATCTACTGTGATAACAAATctgctgttgcaattgcaaagaatccTGTCTTCCATGGTAGAACAAAACACTTCAACATCAAGTTACATGTTATAAGGGAGATGGAGCAAGCTCATGAAATCGAGCTGATTCATTGCAATTCAGAAGAACAAATTGCTGATATCTTTACAAAGGCACTTAATGTGTCCAAATTTGTTAAGTTGAGAAGGGAATTAGGTGTCACAAGCATGGAAactaaggaggagtgttgagtTTAGTCCCATGCAAAGGTGGCCACGCAAAAAGAAATGGCAGCAGGCAATCGAGCCATGGTGTG
This region includes:
- the LOC105768988 gene encoding phospholipase D alpha 1; the encoded protein is MEQHLLHGTLNVTINEIDRLKISGGLLSKDVGLLDKGKILLAQLKRLVLCQSITDSKIYATVDLDKARAARTRMVKNEGQASPWNESFRIYCGHLISHIIFTVKYVNPIGATLIGRAYVPVQDIINGNIVDRWVNILDQNHVPIHGDSKIHVHLQFFNVTQDAHWSRGIKNRDFNGVPYTYFAQRQGCKVTLYKDAHTEDDSQPVFLAGGERYQVHRCWEDIFDAIDNAKHFIYITGWSVYTKITLIRDPRRPKPGGDLTLGELLKEKAKQGVTVLMLVWDDRTSVKELKKDGLMATHDEETANVFKGTNVHCVLCPRKPDHDESIVQESDINTMFTHHQKTVVVDGELPSERSGKRTVVSFVGGIDLCDGRYDTQEHPLFSTLGTVHHDDFHQPNFAGSSIKKGGPREPWHDIHCKLEGPVAWDVLYNFEQRWQKQVGTDILIPRTKLDEMVIQPSPLTSWNDPETWNVQIFRSIDGGAAAGFPEEPNEAAKIGLVSGKNVTIDRSIQDAYINAIRRAKNFIYIENQYFLGSSFAWKSQGIKVDDIGALHLIPKELSLKIVSKIEAGERFTVYIVIPMWPEGIPESESVQAILDWQRRTMEMMYTDITEALKKKGLNANPRDYLTFFCLGNKETTKSREYVPPEKPDPNSDYARAQQSRRFMIYVHAKMMIVDDEYIIIGSANINQRSMDGGRDTEIAMGAFQPFHIATDRQRAKGQIYGFRMALWWEHLGLPRPHTIFEHPESLQCVQTVNSLAEELWNEYSSDAVVQDLPGHLLRYPIEISDTGAITTLPNMEFFPDTKARILGTKSKSIPGIKSDYVLTLLTT